A portion of the Lolium rigidum isolate FL_2022 chromosome 1, APGP_CSIRO_Lrig_0.1, whole genome shotgun sequence genome contains these proteins:
- the LOC124689278 gene encoding beta-1,2-xylosyltransferease XAX1-like, translated as MASTAYTRPSKPPGPVGERRQPRLAKELGRIEPKKLGIGLVAGCCLALLTYISFARLFAIYSPVFESSSLVVKNAPPASMTVPSTDGVPVQEKILVDEEKEIAKEEAESKEPSFPEEAKIEDKEEPLQESEKEVAVLAKLDGGATAAEAKITCDENAVDEGFPYARPSVCELTGEVRISPKEKTMFFVNPSGAGPFDENAEKKIRPYARKDTFLLPGVVEVTIKSVPSASAAPECSRRHEVPAVVFSTAGYTDNFFHDNTDVMIPLFLSAAHFAGEVQLLITNYKPWWVKKYAPLLKKLSNYEVINFEKEEAVHCFPGGQLGLYRDRDLIIGPHPTRNPHNYTMVDYNRFLRRAYGLPRDVPAVLGEKTGTRPKMLMIERKGTRKLLNLHVVAALCEQLGFDVTVSEAGGEVREFAEKVNSADVLLAVHGAGMTNQIFLPTGAVLVQIVPWGKMDWMATNFYGQPARDMQLRYVEYYVSEEETTLKHKYPRDHYVFKDPMAIHAQGWPGIAEIIMKQDVEVNITRFKPFLLQALDQLQD; from the exons ATGGCGTCCACGGCGTACACGCGGCCGTCCAAGCCGCCGGGGCCGGTCGGCGAGCGGAGGCAGCCGCGGCTGGCCAAGGAGCTGGGCAGGATCGAGCCCAAGAAGCTGGGCATCGGGCTCGTCGCCGGCTGCTGTCTCGCCCTGCTCACCTACATCTCCTTCGCGCGCCTCTTCGCCATCTACTCGCCGGTCTTCG AGAGCTCGTCCTTGGTGGTGAAGAACGCGCCGCCTGCGTCGATGACGGTGCCGAGCACGGACGGCGTGCCCGTCCAGGAGAAGATCTTGGTCGACGAGGAGAAAGAGATCGCTAaagaagaggcggagtcgaaagAGCCTAGCTTTCCAGAGGAGGCAAAGATCGAAGACAAGGAGGAACCTTTACAGGAAAGTGAAAAGGAGGTGGCCGTACTAGCGAAGCTAG ATGGTGGCGCCACAGCAGCAGAGGCCAAGATCACCTGCGACGAGAACGCCGTCGACGAAGGCTTCCCTTACGCGCGCCCGTCCGTCTGCGAGCTCACAGGCGAAGTCAGGATCAGCCCGAAGGAGAAGACCATGTTCTTCGTGAACCCGTCCGGCGCCGGCCCGTTCGACGAGAACGCGGAGAAGAAGATCCGGCCGTACGCCCGAAAGGACACCTTCCTGCTCCCGGGCGTCGTGGAGGTCACCATCAAGTCCGTACCATCTGCCTCCGCCGCACCGGAGTGCTCCCGGCGGCACGAGGTCCCCGCGGTGGTCTTCTCCACGGCAGggtacaccgacaacttcttccacgACAACACGGACGTGATGATCCCGCTCTTCCTCTCGGCGGCGCACTTCGCCGGCGAGGTGCAGCTCCTCATCACCAACTACAAGCCGTGGTGGGTGAAGAAGTACGCGCCGCTGCTCAAGAAGCTGTCCAACTACGAGGTGATCAACTTCGAAAAGGAGGAGGCGGTGCACTGCTTCCCCGGCGGGCAGCTCGGGCTGTACCGCGACCGCGACCTCATCATCGGCCCGCACCCGACGCGCAACCCGCATAACTACACCATGGTCGACTAcaaccgcttcctccgccgcgcgTACGGCCTGCCGCGCGACGTCCCCGCGGTGCTCGGCGAGAAGACCGGTACCAGGCCCAAGATGCTGATGATCGAGCGCAAGGGCACGCGGAAGCTGCTCAACCTGCACGTCGTGGCGGCGCTCTGCGAGCAGCTCGGGTTCGACGTGACCGTGTcggaggccggcggcgaggtCCGCGAGTTCGCGGAGAAGGTGAACTCCGCCGACGTGCTCCTGGCGGTGCACGGCGCCGGGATGACCAACCAGATCTTCCTGCCAACGGGCGCCGTGCTGGTGCAGATCGTGCCGTGGGGCAAGATGGACTGGATGGCCACCAACTTCTACGGCCAGCCGGCGAGGGACATGCAGCTCCGGTACGTCGAGTACTACGTCTCCGAGGAGGAGACGACGCTCAAGCACAAGTATCCCAGAGACCACTACGTCTTCAAGGACCCCATGGCCATCCACGCGCAGGGATGGCCGGGGATCGCCGAGATCATCATGAAGCAGGACGTCGAGGTGAACATCACCAGATTCAAGCCGTTCCTTCTCCAGGCGCTCGACCAGCTGCAGGACTAG